The proteins below come from a single Necator americanus strain Aroian chromosome V, whole genome shotgun sequence genomic window:
- a CDS encoding hypothetical protein (NECATOR_CHRV.G20583.T1), translating into MTEFWSSRRGRVVNGRFNAFSVPEGFLAKKVVEMLERVLVGRREARRNNEDNLDALLLTAPLTLDRSVYARSARTRSTESDMGYLLRPILVSVIRGSRMRYWSPNGAYRLEISRRRG; encoded by the exons ATGACAGAATTCTGGAGTTCTAGACGCGGCAGAGTTGTTAATGGTCGTTTCAATGCCTTCTCGGTTCCTGAAGGATTTCTCGCGAAGAAAGTTGTCGAGATGCTTGAAAGAGTGCTAGTCGGTAGGCGAGAGGCCCGGCGA aaCAATGAAGACAATCTGGACGCACTCCTGCTGACAGCCCCGTTGACCTTGGATCGTTCGGTGTATGCACGAAGTGCTAGAACTCGTTCAACCGAAAGCGACATGGGATATCTACTTCGACCTATTCTTGTGTCAGTTATCCGCGGTTCAAGAATGCG GTACTGGTCCCCAAACGGCGCTTACAGACTCGAAATTAGCAGAAGGCGTGGCTGA
- a CDS encoding hypothetical protein (NECATOR_CHRV.G20582.T2) — translation MIKFLAITTICVVLTHARRISWQDEDFDASYRPRNLKILSRINGLYDEERDYGEMTERGLGSLFTPRSMGRQTLKWNRIGSLSPARIGRLRSRRQRRRNRLGRNRKYRWEGEDETDMQIPDYPRPMKRNRRLMERYRLANPRKFSTMNGEEDDEGRERRWRYRKRYRPRFLGRNRKFRWEEEDETERPRRYRKRYRPRLLGRNRKYRWEDADENDIEVPFSPEVKRKIEFIIQL, via the exons ATGATCAAATTTCTTGCTATAACAACTATCTGCGTTGTTTTAACGCATGCAAGACGAATCAGTTGGCAAGACGAAG atttcgaTGCCTCCTATCGACCTCGCAATCTAAAAATTCTATCACGTATAAATGGACTGTACGATGAGGAACGCGACTATGGTGAAATGA ctgaacgaGGACTGGGAAGTCTTTTTACCCCTAGGTCAATGGGGAGACAAACGTTAA AGTGGAACAGGATCGGTTCGTTATCTCCGGCAAGAATAG GTCGACTCAGGTCGCGTCGCCAGAGACGTCGTAATAGATTGGGACGGAATAGAAAGTACAGATGGGAAGGCGAGGATGAAACGG atatgcAAATTCCAGACTATCCACGACCgatgaaaagaaatcgaa GACTAATGGAACGATATCGTTTGGCGAATCCTCGCAAATTCTCCACCATGAACGGAGAGGAAGACGATGAAGGCCGAG AGCGAAGGTGGAGGTATCGAAAGAGATATCGTCCTAGATTCTTGGGACGGAATAGAAAGTTTAGATGGGAAGAAGAGGATGAAACGG AGCGACCGCGGAGGTATCGAAAGAGATATCGTCCTAGGTTATTGGGACGGAATAGAAAGTACAGATGGGAAGACGCCGATGAAAATG atatcGAAGTGCCGTTCAGTCCtgaagtgaagagaaaaattgagtttATTATTCagctttaa
- a CDS encoding hypothetical protein (NECATOR_CHRV.G20580.T1) — METVSDFALTKREQCPQTLTHMPFSELQSKFHGIALQKTKCRRSDVGQMNNGTLVVREEKVPSQNVGSVGFVVHPSVIHLIDTHEILSLHLTILRLRPLREKSISIINYYPPKSNRIEPNRMKPNLLRFMRS, encoded by the coding sequence atggagactgtctcagactttGCACTGACAaagcgagaacagtgtccacagacgctgacccacatgcccttctcggagctgcagagcaaATTTCACGGGATTGCTCTGCAgaagaccaagtgcagaaggagcgacgtaggACAGATGAATAACGGTACACTCGTCGTTCGtgaagagaaggttccgtcacAAAATGTAGGaagtgttggttttgttgtgcacccatctgtcatCCATCTTATTGATACTCACGAGATCTTGTCACTTCATCTgaccattcttcgcctccggcCTCTGCGCGAAAAAAGCATCAGCATCATCAACTACTATCCTCCAAAATCAAACCGAATTGAACCGAACCGAATGAAACCGAATTTGTTGCGTTTTATGAGGAGCTGA
- a CDS encoding hypothetical protein (NECATOR_CHRV.G20581.T1), with amino-acid sequence MMLKRSGGSGGRSGPGPDCTLGAANVVEHRVLLADLVGRALQLSAVDLGTNCRVIRQQFETVDSMNCPLHAQHDLLLMDFTFHGRIRHFIASAPRTSVGVGDVEDPFFISSDNGVPPVEPVAFGEQLSADVRASLAVAVAQCMWEPLTELFHHSERSQSIAHGGQRTAKTGSKMEKSYGCYHTRFFSSSNDIAETRERLIFESLWSFEVLKPGA; translated from the exons atgatgctgaagcgatcgggaGGAAGTGGTGGTCGCTCGGGGCCAGGTCCGGACTGTACGCTGGGTGCG gcgaacgttgtcgagcatCGGGTGCTTCTTGCGGACCTTGTTGGCCGGGCTTTGCaattgagcgcagtagacctcggcacTAACTGTCGTGTTAttcggcagcagttcgaaacggtagattccatgaactgcCCACTACACGcccagcatgaccttcttctcatggatttcacctttcacggaaggatccggcatttcatcgccagcgcaccacgcactTCTGTGGGTGTGGgtgacgtagaggacccatttttcatctccagtgacaatggtgtcccgCCAGTCGAACCTGTGGCTTTTGGAGAACAGCTGAGCGCAGATGTCCGGGcatctttggcggttgccgtcgctcaatgtATGTGGGaaccactgaccgagctttttcaccattccgaaaGATCGCAGTcaattgctcacggtggacagcgaacagccaagactgggagcaaaatggaaaaatcataTGGATgctaccacaccagattcttcagttcgtcgaacgatattgcagagACCAGAgagaggctcatcttcgagtctCTTTGGAGCTTTGAAGTGCTGAAACCAGGCGCATAG
- a CDS encoding hypothetical protein (NECATOR_CHRV.G20579.T2) has product MAKVLVVTIICAVLTQTQQARDVISGKVKRSILKSKNDPFDSSLDPLPFTTTKKKEETKLMFRTTTIPWDPFTPEVALRKDPWTAGEFGTTKDPFLSRTTSKSTDAWRNGLKTTTGNPEYTIRSFTTKRIVFPEKIVQESGILGNLASTTPAYEDIITTTKTSKSKWRKKKDKGRKKKRRGKKDRDSKEDEWDRRGSKTKKGKKAKTDSEREQKKSFKSKKWDSKRSKEREEDLSSDYEMDSRRPRGRLPLYDYELDSRDLREPNYPILPRPVKRNRRLMERYRLANLRRFSTMDEEEDDEDQERPWMYRKRYRPTFLGRNRKFRWEDEDETDVQIPNYLRPGKRNQKKLRRFSTMDGEEDDEDQERLRRYLKRYRSRFSARNRKYKLEDKDENDVQIPNYPRPGKRNQTKLRELYTMDGEEGDEDQERPRRYRKRYRPRFSARNRKYKLEDEDEDDYISLPRPVKRNQRKLRKSSTMNGEADDEDRERPLKYRNMRYRPRFLGRNRKYRWENADENDIQIPNYQRPLRRNRKQRQLYRFANLLSSAKSPSEHYEDQRILISNGPDFPRRPKKRNPDDDILWLSENGMDLYEWTRNPTRKQLRPWGTSMRPWNTRYQDVIFLK; this is encoded by the exons ATGGCTAAAGTTCTCGTTGTGACAATCATTTGCGCTGTTTTAACGCAGACGCAACAAGCCAGAGATGTAATTTCTG GAAAAGTAAAAAGGTCAATACTCAAGAGCAAAAATGACCCTTTCGATAGCAGTTTGGACCCTCTCCCGTTCACTACgacgaagaaaaaggaag AAACTAAGCTGATGTTCCGCACAACAACTATTCCATGGGACCCATTCACTCCTG AAGTCGCTCTACGCAAAGACCCTTGGACGGCTGGGGAATTCG GTACAACAAAAGATCCATTTCTATCTCGAACTACTTCCAAATCAACTGATGCATGGAGGAACGGACTCAAAACCACAACAGGAAACCCCGAATACACGATACGATCGTTTACAACAAAGAGAATAGTCTTCCCGGAGAAAATCGTTCAAGAGAGCGGAATTTTGGGGAATTTAGCAAGCACAACACCAGCGTATGAGGACATAATAACAACTACAAAAACCTCAAAGtcaaagtggagaaaaaaaaaggacaaaggacGAAAGAAAAAGCGGAGAGGAAAGAAGGACAGGGATTCCAAGGAGGACGAGTGGGACAGAAGAGgatctaaaacaaaaaaaggcaaaaaagcTAAAACAG ACTCAGAAAGAGAACAGAAGAAGTCTTTCAAGTCGAAAAAATGGGACTCAAAAA GGTCGAAAGAGAGGGAGGAAGATCTGTCGTCTGACTATGAGATGGATTCAAGAA GACCAAGAGGGAGACTGCCGCTATATGACTATGAGTTGGATTCGAGAG ATTTGCGAGAGCCAAACTATCCAATCCTTCCACGACCGGTGAAAAGAAATCGAA GGCTGATGGAACGATATCGTTTGGCGAATCTCCGCAGATTCTCCACTATGGACGAAGAGGAAGACGATGAAGACCAAG AAAGACCGTGGATGTATCGGAAGAGATATCGTCCTACATTCTTGGGACGGAATAGAAAGTTCAGATGGGAAGACGAGGATGAAACGG ATGTGCAAATTCCAAACTATCTACGACCAGGGAAGAGAAATCAAA AGAAACTTCGCAGATTCTCTACCATGGACGGAGAGGAAGACGATGAAGACCAAG AACGACTGCGGAGGTATCTAAAGAGATATCGTTCTCGATTCTCGGCACGGAATAGAAAGTACAAATTGGAAGACAAGGATGAAAATG ATGTGCAAATTCCAAACTATCCACGACCAGGGAAGAGAAATCAAA CGAAACTTCGCGAACTCTACACCATGGACGGAGAAGAAGGCGATGAAGACCAAG AACGACCGCGGAGGTATCGAAAGAGATATCGTCCTCGATTCTCGGCACGGAATAGAAAGTACAAATTGGAAGACGAGGATGAAGATG ACTATATTTCCCTTCCACGACCggtgaaaagaaatcaaa GGAAACTTCGCAAATCCTCCACCATGAACGGAGAGGCGGACGATGAAGACCGAG AACGACCGTTGAAGTATCGAAATATGAGATATCGTCCCAGGTTCTTGGGACGGAATAGAAAGTACAGATGGGAAAACGCCGATGAAAATG atatacAAATTCCAAACTATCAACGACCattaagaagaaatcgaa AGCAAAGGCAATTATATCGTTTCGCGAATCTTCTCAGCTCGGCTAAATCCCCAAGTGAACACTACGAAGATCAAA GAATCCTAATTTCTAATGGTCCTGACTTCCCTCGGCGACCCAAAAAGCGAAACCCAG
- a CDS encoding hypothetical protein (NECATOR_CHRV.G20579.T5) — translation MAKVLVVTIICAVLTQTQQARDVISGKVKRSILKSKNDPFDSSLDPLPFTTTKKKEETKLMFRTTTIPWDPFTPEVALRKDPWTAGEFGTTKDPFLSRTTSKSTDAWRNGLKTTTGNPEYTIRSFTTKRIVFPEKIVQESGILGNLASTTPAYEDIITTTKTSKSKWRKKKDKGRKKKRRGKKDRDSKEDEWDRRGSKTKKGKKAKTDPAKEFPPADIEVMSLINEFYNSEREQKKSFKSKKWDSKRSKEREEDLSSDYEMDSRRPRGRLPLYDYELDSRDLREPNYPILPRPVKRNRRLMERYRLANLRRFSTMDEEEDDEDQERPWMYRKRYRPTFLGRNRKFRWEDEDETDVQIPNYLRPGKRNQKKLRRFSTMDGEEDDEDQERLRRYLKRYRSRFSARNRKYKLEDKDENGMQRLYTY, via the exons ATGGCTAAAGTTCTCGTTGTGACAATCATTTGCGCTGTTTTAACGCAGACGCAACAAGCCAGAGATGTAATTTCTG GAAAAGTAAAAAGGTCAATACTCAAGAGCAAAAATGACCCTTTCGATAGCAGTTTGGACCCTCTCCCGTTCACTACgacgaagaaaaaggaag AAACTAAGCTGATGTTCCGCACAACAACTATTCCATGGGACCCATTCACTCCTG AAGTCGCTCTACGCAAAGACCCTTGGACGGCTGGGGAATTCG GTACAACAAAAGATCCATTTCTATCTCGAACTACTTCCAAATCAACTGATGCATGGAGGAACGGACTCAAAACCACAACAGGAAACCCCGAATACACGATACGATCGTTTACAACAAAGAGAATAGTCTTCCCGGAGAAAATCGTTCAAGAGAGCGGAATTTTGGGGAATTTAGCAAGCACAACACCAGCGTATGAGGACATAATAACAACTACAAAAACCTCAAAGtcaaagtggagaaaaaaaaaggacaaaggacGAAAGAAAAAGCGGAGAGGAAAGAAGGACAGGGATTCCAAGGAGGACGAGTGGGACAGAAGAGgatctaaaacaaaaaaaggcaaaaaagcTAAAACAG atcCAGCAAAGGAATTTCCTCCTGCAGACATCGAAGTTATGAGCTTAATAAATGAGTTTTATA ACTCAGAAAGAGAACAGAAGAAGTCTTTCAAGTCGAAAAAATGGGACTCAAAAA GGTCGAAAGAGAGGGAGGAAGATCTGTCGTCTGACTATGAGATGGATTCAAGAA GACCAAGAGGGAGACTGCCGCTATATGACTATGAGTTGGATTCGAGAG ATTTGCGAGAGCCAAACTATCCAATCCTTCCACGACCGGTGAAAAGAAATCGAA GGCTGATGGAACGATATCGTTTGGCGAATCTCCGCAGATTCTCCACTATGGACGAAGAGGAAGACGATGAAGACCAAG AAAGACCGTGGATGTATCGGAAGAGATATCGTCCTACATTCTTGGGACGGAATAGAAAGTTCAGATGGGAAGACGAGGATGAAACGG ATGTGCAAATTCCAAACTATCTACGACCAGGGAAGAGAAATCAAA AGAAACTTCGCAGATTCTCTACCATGGACGGAGAGGAAGACGATGAAGACCAAG AACGACTGCGGAGGTATCTAAAGAGATATCGTTCTCGATTCTCGGCACGGAATAGAAAGTACAAATTGGAAGACAAGGATGAAAATGGTATGCAACGTCTATATACTTATTGA
- a CDS encoding hypothetical protein (NECATOR_CHRV.G20582.T1), which produces MIKFLAITTICVVLTHARRISWQDEDFDASYRPRNLKILSRINGLYDEERDYGEMTERGLGSLFTPRSMGRQTLKWNRIGSLSPARIGRLRSRRQRRRNRLGRNRKYRWEGEDETDMQIPDYPRPMKRNRRLMERYRLANPRKFSTMNGEEDDEGRERRWRYRKRYRPRFLGRNRKFRWEEEDETESSSACISKDPPATLGGLRNSIQVCRALLRGTVSTGLRFREVGMSDVSNSFSAWETLPVDEPPLCIVVRRPESPPRHYEAVNRCGLLNLLQEYSDRGGIERDIVLGYWDGIESTDGKTPMKMISKCRSVLK; this is translated from the exons ATGATCAAATTTCTTGCTATAACAACTATCTGCGTTGTTTTAACGCATGCAAGACGAATCAGTTGGCAAGACGAAG atttcgaTGCCTCCTATCGACCTCGCAATCTAAAAATTCTATCACGTATAAATGGACTGTACGATGAGGAACGCGACTATGGTGAAATGA ctgaacgaGGACTGGGAAGTCTTTTTACCCCTAGGTCAATGGGGAGACAAACGTTAA AGTGGAACAGGATCGGTTCGTTATCTCCGGCAAGAATAG GTCGACTCAGGTCGCGTCGCCAGAGACGTCGTAATAGATTGGGACGGAATAGAAAGTACAGATGGGAAGGCGAGGATGAAACGG atatgcAAATTCCAGACTATCCACGACCgatgaaaagaaatcgaa GACTAATGGAACGATATCGTTTGGCGAATCCTCGCAAATTCTCCACCATGAACGGAGAGGAAGACGATGAAGGCCGAG AGCGAAGGTGGAGGTATCGAAAGAGATATCGTCCTAGATTCTTGGGACGGAATAGAAAGTTTAGATGGGAAGAAGAGGATGAAACGG aatcttcttctgcatgtatttcaaaagatcctcctgcaacgcttggtggtcttcgaaattcgatccaagtttgtcgtgcccTGCTTCGAGGCACGGTCAGCACAG gcttgcGATTCCgtgaagtcggaatgtcggatgtgtcgaactccttctcagcctgggagaccctgccggtggacgaacctccgctgtgcatcgtagttcgacgcccagagtcacctccacgccactatgaggcggttaACCGTTGTGGGTTGTTAAACTTGTTACAGGAATAT AGCGACCGCGGAGGTATCGAAAGAGATATCGTCCTAGGTTATTGGGACGGAATAGAAAGTACAGATGGGAAGACGCCGATGAAAATG atatcGAAGTGCCGTTCAGTCCtgaagtga
- a CDS encoding hypothetical protein (NECATOR_CHRV.G20579.T4) has protein sequence MAKVLVVTIICAVLTQTQQARDVISGKVKRSILKSKNDPFDSSLDPLPFTTTKKKEETKLMFRTTTIPWDPFTPEVALRKDPWTAGEFGTTKDPFLSRTTSKSTDAWRNGLKTTTGNPEYTIRSFTTKRIVFPEKIVQESGILGNLASTTPAYEDIITTTKTSKSKWRKKKDKGRKKKRRGKKDRDSKEDEWDRRGSKTKKGKKAKTDSEREQKKSFKSKKWDSKRSKEREEDLSSDYEMDSRRPRGRLPLYDYELDSRDLREPNYPILPRPVKRNRRLMERYRLANLRRFSTMDEEEDDEDQERPWMYRKRYRPTFLGRNRKFRWEDEDETDVQIPNYLRPGKRNQKKLRRFSTMDGEEDDEDQERLRRYLKRYRSRFSARNRKYKLEDKDENGMQRLYTY, from the exons ATGGCTAAAGTTCTCGTTGTGACAATCATTTGCGCTGTTTTAACGCAGACGCAACAAGCCAGAGATGTAATTTCTG GAAAAGTAAAAAGGTCAATACTCAAGAGCAAAAATGACCCTTTCGATAGCAGTTTGGACCCTCTCCCGTTCACTACgacgaagaaaaaggaag AAACTAAGCTGATGTTCCGCACAACAACTATTCCATGGGACCCATTCACTCCTG AAGTCGCTCTACGCAAAGACCCTTGGACGGCTGGGGAATTCG GTACAACAAAAGATCCATTTCTATCTCGAACTACTTCCAAATCAACTGATGCATGGAGGAACGGACTCAAAACCACAACAGGAAACCCCGAATACACGATACGATCGTTTACAACAAAGAGAATAGTCTTCCCGGAGAAAATCGTTCAAGAGAGCGGAATTTTGGGGAATTTAGCAAGCACAACACCAGCGTATGAGGACATAATAACAACTACAAAAACCTCAAAGtcaaagtggagaaaaaaaaaggacaaaggacGAAAGAAAAAGCGGAGAGGAAAGAAGGACAGGGATTCCAAGGAGGACGAGTGGGACAGAAGAGgatctaaaacaaaaaaaggcaaaaaagcTAAAACAG ACTCAGAAAGAGAACAGAAGAAGTCTTTCAAGTCGAAAAAATGGGACTCAAAAA GGTCGAAAGAGAGGGAGGAAGATCTGTCGTCTGACTATGAGATGGATTCAAGAA GACCAAGAGGGAGACTGCCGCTATATGACTATGAGTTGGATTCGAGAG ATTTGCGAGAGCCAAACTATCCAATCCTTCCACGACCGGTGAAAAGAAATCGAA GGCTGATGGAACGATATCGTTTGGCGAATCTCCGCAGATTCTCCACTATGGACGAAGAGGAAGACGATGAAGACCAAG AAAGACCGTGGATGTATCGGAAGAGATATCGTCCTACATTCTTGGGACGGAATAGAAAGTTCAGATGGGAAGACGAGGATGAAACGG ATGTGCAAATTCCAAACTATCTACGACCAGGGAAGAGAAATCAAA AGAAACTTCGCAGATTCTCTACCATGGACGGAGAGGAAGACGATGAAGACCAAG AACGACTGCGGAGGTATCTAAAGAGATATCGTTCTCGATTCTCGGCACGGAATAGAAAGTACAAATTGGAAGACAAGGATGAAAATGGTATGCAACGTCTATATACTTATTGA